The following are from one region of the Thermoproteus uzoniensis 768-20 genome:
- a CDS encoding aspartate aminotransferase family protein, translated as MTRIARYYREYGVRLVRGYMQYVWDDGGRRYLDCNTNHGVAFLGHSNPYIVEAVKKQVEEVWAVPLNFATPARERFVEAFSRLLPAKFGVVFLQNTGTEAVETAVKIAKKITRRHTIVAFTNSFHGRTMGSLSITWNEAYRKAFEPLYPHVRFGKFNVVSEVEKVVGEDTCCVVVEPIQGEGGVNPATPDFLKALRDEASRKGALLIFDEVQTGFGRTGAVWAFQKYGVEPDLFTAGKALGGGLPIGVVVAREDYGDVFEPGEHGSTFAGNAVVMAAAAAASELLLRDDVPSKAESAGRDLAKALSEHGSRLGLRVKGMGLMLGLELRVKADQFIQPLMARGVLALTAGMNVLRFLPPYMIAKEDVELVRSAVSDVLKNAGH; from the coding sequence ATGACGAGGATCGCGCGGTACTATCGCGAATACGGCGTGAGGCTTGTGAGGGGCTACATGCAGTATGTCTGGGACGACGGGGGGAGGCGGTATCTCGACTGCAACACCAACCACGGCGTGGCGTTCCTCGGCCACTCGAACCCCTACATAGTCGAGGCCGTAAAGAAGCAGGTAGAGGAGGTGTGGGCCGTCCCCCTAAACTTCGCGACGCCGGCGAGGGAGAGGTTCGTTGAGGCCTTCTCCCGGCTCCTTCCGGCGAAATTCGGCGTGGTGTTTCTCCAGAACACGGGCACGGAGGCGGTCGAGACGGCGGTCAAGATAGCGAAGAAGATCACGAGGAGGCACACCATAGTGGCCTTCACTAACAGCTTCCACGGGAGGACCATGGGCTCCCTCTCGATTACGTGGAACGAGGCGTACCGCAAGGCGTTCGAGCCGCTCTACCCCCACGTGAGGTTCGGCAAGTTCAACGTGGTTTCCGAGGTGGAGAAGGTGGTGGGCGAAGACACCTGTTGCGTCGTCGTCGAGCCCATACAGGGCGAGGGCGGCGTCAATCCGGCGACTCCGGACTTCTTGAAGGCGCTCCGCGACGAGGCCTCCCGGAAGGGGGCCCTGCTGATATTCGACGAGGTCCAGACGGGCTTCGGCAGGACCGGGGCCGTATGGGCTTTCCAGAAATACGGGGTTGAGCCAGACCTCTTCACGGCGGGCAAGGCGCTTGGCGGCGGCCTCCCCATAGGCGTTGTGGTGGCCAGAGAGGACTACGGCGACGTGTTCGAGCCGGGGGAGCACGGCTCCACCTTTGCGGGAAACGCCGTCGTGATGGCGGCGGCCGCCGCGGCGTCGGAGCTGTTGCTGAGGGACGACGTGCCCTCCAAGGCCGAGTCGGCGGGTAGGGATCTTGCCAAGGCCCTCTCGGAGCACGGCTCTAGGCTGGGGCTGAGAGTCAAGGGGATGGGCCTCATGTTGGGCCTAGAGCTTAGGGTGAAGGCCGACCAGTTCATCCAGCCTCTAATGGCGCGGGGGGTGTTGGCCCTCACCGCCGGCATGAACGTGTTGAGGTTCCTCCCGCCCTACATGATCGCGAAGGAGGACGTAGAGCTTGTGAGGTCGGCCGTCTCCGACGTGTTGAAAAACGCCGGGCACTGA
- a CDS encoding NAD+ synthase: MIEYVRRALAIDCEAVSRYLVERLREYFEESGAAGGVLGLSGGIDSSVVAVLLARATDNFFFLLMPSSSTPPRDIEDAMKIIKLTRAEGKYAVVPIDEHVKALADAVGVADKKIVGNIKARVRMVLLYAYAQKLGYLVVGTGDKSELMLGYFTKYGDGGVDILPIGDLYKTQVRQLGRCLGVPEEIVAKPPSPALWEGQTAEGELGIDYETIDSVLYLRYEEMRTREEIAAMLGIDVSVVDKIDSLVRRSQHKRLPPEIFRLSGRAIGSDWRYPRRYWNVRPWV; the protein is encoded by the coding sequence GTGATAGAGTATGTAAGGAGGGCTCTGGCTATCGACTGCGAGGCCGTCTCCAGATACCTCGTGGAGAGGTTGCGGGAATACTTCGAGGAGAGCGGCGCCGCTGGAGGCGTCTTGGGCCTCAGCGGGGGCATAGACTCGTCTGTGGTGGCGGTTCTCTTGGCCAGGGCCACGGACAACTTCTTCTTCCTCTTGATGCCCTCCTCCTCGACCCCGCCTAGGGATATAGAAGACGCTATGAAGATAATCAAGCTGACTAGGGCCGAGGGGAAATACGCCGTGGTGCCCATAGACGAGCACGTCAAGGCCCTAGCCGACGCTGTCGGCGTCGCCGATAAGAAGATAGTGGGCAATATAAAGGCGAGGGTCAGAATGGTTCTGCTCTACGCATATGCCCAAAAGCTCGGCTACCTCGTGGTCGGCACCGGCGACAAGAGCGAGTTGATGTTGGGCTACTTCACTAAGTACGGCGACGGCGGCGTCGACATACTCCCTATAGGGGATCTATACAAGACGCAGGTGAGGCAGTTGGGCAGATGCCTAGGCGTGCCCGAGGAGATAGTGGCCAAGCCGCCCTCGCCCGCCCTCTGGGAGGGGCAAACGGCCGAGGGGGAGCTCGGAATCGACTACGAGACGATAGACTCCGTCCTGTACCTGCGCTACGAGGAGATGAGGACGCGGGAGGAGATAGCGGCCATGTTGGGCATCGACGTCTCGGTCGTCGACAAGATAGACTCCTTGGTGAGGAGGAGCCAGCACAAGAGGTTGCCGCCGGAGATCTTCAGGTTGAGCGGGAGGGCCATCGGATCCGACTGGAGATATCCCAGGAGGTACTGGAACGTGAGGCCATGGGTTTGA
- a CDS encoding glutamine synthetase family protein produces MPEGLSVWRTLKGAGVKYVKFVIVDIFGRPKLEILPIDAARDAFIDGIAYDGSSIPAYTTVNKSDFVAEVDADAVYIETWNGGKTALAFTSTLDGDKPHPMDPRNALKQTVEYLKSRGYEAKMGAEVEFFLVRGNPPSLVDSGAYFEGYPLKETMPVMEEIIEHFYLSGIGLTKTHHEVAPSQFEVNIPAGDPVQVADQILVYKILAKSVAQKYGLIATFMPKPFWGVNGSGMHIHVSFWRDGVNLFASYKEPTPELKSAIAGVLNNALANSVFVAPIVNSYKRLVPHHEAPTRVVWGLGNRSAMVRVPYYGKKINRFEYRHPDPSANPYLGFSAILLAAFEGLDKKLEPPSPVEDIAYDLEGVKETPKHLGEAVKLASEGVAAKTLPQQLVKAYLALKEKEWSDYLASVSEGWDKTWNVITRWEYDQYLETA; encoded by the coding sequence ATGCCGGAAGGGCTAAGCGTCTGGAGAACGCTAAAAGGCGCCGGGGTTAAGTACGTCAAGTTCGTTATAGTCGACATATTCGGCAGGCCGAAGCTCGAGATCTTGCCAATAGACGCTGCGCGCGACGCCTTCATCGACGGCATAGCGTACGACGGCTCCTCCATACCGGCGTATACGACCGTCAACAAGAGCGACTTCGTGGCTGAGGTCGACGCAGACGCCGTCTATATAGAGACGTGGAACGGAGGCAAGACGGCGCTGGCGTTCACGAGCACGTTGGACGGAGACAAGCCGCATCCGATGGACCCGCGCAACGCCCTTAAGCAGACTGTCGAGTACCTCAAGTCCAGGGGATACGAGGCCAAGATGGGCGCCGAGGTCGAGTTCTTCCTTGTGAGGGGCAACCCGCCGTCCCTTGTCGACAGCGGGGCCTATTTCGAGGGCTATCCGTTGAAGGAGACGATGCCTGTCATGGAGGAGATAATAGAGCACTTCTATCTGTCGGGCATAGGGCTGACCAAGACGCACCACGAGGTGGCGCCTAGCCAGTTCGAGGTGAACATACCGGCAGGCGACCCGGTCCAGGTGGCCGACCAGATACTCGTGTACAAGATACTCGCCAAGTCGGTCGCGCAGAAGTACGGCCTGATCGCCACGTTTATGCCTAAGCCGTTCTGGGGCGTCAATGGCTCCGGCATGCATATACACGTGAGCTTCTGGCGCGACGGCGTCAACCTCTTCGCGTCGTATAAGGAGCCCACGCCGGAGCTCAAGTCGGCGATAGCCGGCGTGCTCAACAACGCGTTGGCCAACAGCGTCTTCGTGGCCCCGATCGTGAACAGCTACAAACGCCTCGTGCCGCACCACGAGGCCCCTACCCGCGTCGTCTGGGGGCTCGGCAACCGCTCGGCGATGGTCAGAGTGCCGTATTACGGGAAGAAGATAAATAGGTTCGAGTACCGCCACCCCGATCCCTCCGCAAACCCCTACCTCGGCTTCTCAGCGATACTGCTAGCCGCCTTTGAGGGCCTCGACAAGAAGCTCGAGCCGCCGAGCCCGGTCGAGGACATCGCGTACGACCTCGAGGGCGTCAAGGAGACCCCCAAGCACCTCGGCGAGGCGGTCAAGCTGGCGTCGGAGGGCGTCGCGGCCAAGACCCTGCCGCAACAGCTAGTCAAGGCATACCTCGCGCTCAAGGAGAAGGAGTGGAGCGACTATCTGGCAAGCGTTTCCGAGGGGTGGGACAAGACTTGGAACGTGATAACCCGGTGGGAGTACGACCAGTACCTAGAAACCGCCTGA
- a CDS encoding Gfo/Idh/MocA family protein, producing MKVVVVGCRGWGQIHLRALSQLGVDLEIMERNEEAARTCVERYGARKVHVTYSSVLSSNADVVDLVVPHNLHRDMAVEALKAGKHVLVEKPMARIEAEALDMINAARSARKKLMVTDQFHFDPAVKAVVEMIRDGRLGRVHTIIVRSQVLGKPKEWRTRLEEMGGGALIDGGVHFVNTLLNFGGDYEEVKAYVYRAFVPMEGDDTAMAIFKFKSGAYGLFYYSWAYPNPPLLPSYEVIGDAGSVVEDLETKRRTWAPPRYRVYGDPVLNGRRVEVPDVDVFVEMFKGFFKAVEEDSEVPYPPELSLRDLKGVLDIYRAAGVPWLK from the coding sequence ATGAAGGTCGTGGTCGTCGGCTGTAGGGGATGGGGCCAGATACATTTAAGGGCCCTGTCCCAGCTCGGCGTCGATCTGGAGATTATGGAGAGGAACGAGGAGGCCGCCAGGACGTGCGTGGAGAGATACGGGGCGAGGAAAGTGCACGTCACGTATTCGTCCGTGCTCTCCTCAAATGCCGACGTGGTGGACCTAGTAGTCCCGCATAATCTACATAGGGATATGGCCGTGGAGGCCCTTAAGGCAGGCAAACACGTCCTCGTCGAGAAGCCGATGGCTAGGATCGAGGCGGAGGCTCTCGATATGATAAACGCCGCGAGGTCCGCCCGCAAGAAGTTAATGGTCACCGACCAGTTCCACTTCGACCCGGCGGTCAAGGCAGTAGTGGAGATGATAAGGGACGGCCGCCTCGGCAGAGTCCACACCATAATAGTGAGGTCGCAGGTATTGGGAAAGCCCAAGGAGTGGCGGACTAGGCTGGAGGAGATGGGCGGCGGCGCTCTGATAGACGGCGGAGTCCACTTCGTAAACACTCTTCTGAACTTCGGCGGGGACTACGAGGAGGTCAAGGCCTACGTATACAGAGCGTTTGTGCCCATGGAGGGCGACGACACGGCCATGGCGATCTTCAAGTTCAAGTCGGGGGCCTACGGCCTCTTCTACTACAGCTGGGCCTACCCCAACCCGCCGCTCTTGCCCTCTTACGAGGTCATCGGCGACGCCGGCTCGGTGGTCGAGGACTTGGAGACCAAGCGGAGGACGTGGGCGCCGCCTAGATATAGGGTGTACGGGGACCCCGTCCTCAACGGCAGGAGGGTGGAGGTGCCCGACGTCGACGTCTTCGTGGAGATGTTCAAGGGCTTCTTCAAGGCGGTGGAGGAGGACTCGGAGGTGCCCTACCCGCCTGAGCTCTCCTTGAGAGATCTAAAGGGAGTACTAGACATTTACAGAGCCGCCGGCGTCCCTTGGCTCAAGTAG
- a CDS encoding class II glutamine amidotransferase, which yields MCRILLLFGDPRPDLFRSFIEISRRDRTAGLSHGSGWGVLYAREGEYGLYKSTRPIWESYIDPPSGYKLYLFHSRLASVGGVSPANTHPIVYGNFAIAHNGTIMKDKFSEELRKRGIDVRTGGATDSELFLKAFVDMGGDLDALREVSEIAVHFLDPEEPMMNIALVNLERLEAYFLTYRLREDPHFVPVVLDGPQTAVASEPLDGGAWRPLGNGVLAIASGGAVEEVKFLIERG from the coding sequence ATGTGTAGAATACTACTGCTTTTTGGGGATCCTCGGCCAGATCTTTTCAGATCTTTTATCGAGATCTCGAGAAGGGACAGGACGGCGGGTTTAAGCCACGGATCTGGCTGGGGCGTCCTCTACGCCAGGGAGGGGGAGTACGGGCTATATAAGTCCACTAGACCCATATGGGAATCATATATAGATCCGCCTAGTGGATATAAACTATATTTATTCCACTCCCGTCTGGCCTCCGTCGGCGGGGTGTCGCCGGCCAATACCCACCCCATAGTCTACGGAAACTTCGCCATAGCCCACAACGGCACTATAATGAAAGACAAATTCTCGGAAGAGTTGAGGAAGAGGGGGATAGACGTGAGGACTGGAGGCGCGACGGACAGCGAGCTGTTCCTCAAGGCCTTCGTGGACATGGGCGGAGACCTAGACGCTCTGAGGGAGGTTTCCGAGATAGCCGTACATTTCCTAGATCCCGAGGAGCCCATGATGAACATAGCTCTAGTAAACCTGGAGAGGCTCGAGGCGTATTTCCTGACATATAGGTTGCGGGAGGATCCGCATTTTGTGCCGGTGGTGCTGGACGGGCCGCAGACGGCGGTGGCGTCCGAGCCGCTGGACGGCGGGGCGTGGAGGCCCTTGGGAAACGGCGTGTTGGCGATCGCGTCAGGCGGGGCCGTTGAGGAAGTAAAGTTTTTGATAGAGAGAGGTTAG
- a CDS encoding glutamate synthase-related protein encodes MRGVNIYLRPAVHKIPEFWGPDRVEYVRRSAVEGMPPYALEESPSKIGRLLDRMVFKDLRPREVNDLLKHADKLDVDVGVDFFGTRLSAPIYLGDMSFGALSGNPNIAIAKAATEEGVVAGIGEGGLHPEVAKYRNIVVQWASARFGMDMDLLRAGLAVNIKIGQGAKPGIGGHLPGRKVTKIIAELRKIPEGSDALSPAPHHDIYSIEDLAQRVKALRDLTGKPVLVKVAAVNKIMYVAVGVARSTAEGIIIDGAGAGTGATPISVRNHLGIPVDYAVPVVDRWLKDNGVRDGFLVVAGGMLYSASDIAKLIALGADMANIGTAALLSFGCIMCHSCHTGGCPTSLTNMIGARPDLDIEWASAALRRYLSALRLGLKAILYSLGMDSLKELVGRRDLLGLYYVDELVANTVGVDLIAEGEVAYYQDYVPQLPREMYEEGRAPITGMGGIVPGYTYPARRPLDLLRIEAAQVTHPSVDPYREEVDVRVLLAGVELDTPVVVPALERAAVMAGYGLGALIDGDGCPEPQYCLSRLPHRRVAPSRDLEPEDGVIVIDEALGGDAWLEEAVAALDEKARRAGMRERMVVIAAGRLFSGSDVYKLAALGADLVEPREPFELLARRPAPDYATKRRWYENTIMALTKELKLAMGAGGVTSYFHMVGNRDLLRSLDGRVATKLNVPVAGS; translated from the coding sequence GTGCGTGGCGTGAATATATACTTGCGTCCCGCCGTCCATAAGATCCCGGAGTTTTGGGGACCCGACCGCGTGGAGTACGTACGCCGCTCTGCCGTAGAGGGAATGCCGCCATATGCCTTGGAGGAGTCGCCGAGCAAGATAGGGAGGTTGCTCGATAGGATGGTCTTCAAGGACTTGAGGCCTCGGGAGGTCAACGACTTGCTCAAACACGCCGACAAGCTAGACGTAGATGTCGGCGTTGATTTCTTCGGCACGAGGCTGTCGGCGCCGATATATCTCGGCGATATGTCCTTCGGAGCGCTTAGCGGCAACCCCAACATAGCCATAGCCAAGGCGGCCACCGAGGAGGGGGTGGTGGCCGGCATAGGCGAGGGCGGGCTCCATCCCGAGGTGGCGAAGTACAGGAACATAGTCGTCCAGTGGGCGTCGGCGCGTTTCGGCATGGACATGGATCTGTTGAGGGCGGGGCTGGCCGTCAACATAAAGATAGGCCAGGGCGCCAAGCCCGGCATCGGAGGCCACCTCCCCGGGAGGAAGGTCACCAAGATAATAGCCGAGCTCCGGAAGATACCGGAGGGGAGCGACGCCCTATCGCCGGCGCCGCACCACGACATATATTCCATAGAGGATCTAGCCCAGCGGGTCAAGGCGTTGAGGGACTTGACGGGCAAGCCTGTGTTAGTCAAGGTGGCCGCGGTGAACAAGATCATGTACGTGGCGGTCGGGGTGGCGAGGTCCACTGCCGAGGGCATAATAATAGACGGGGCGGGGGCGGGCACCGGCGCGACCCCCATATCGGTGAGGAACCACCTAGGGATACCCGTAGACTACGCCGTGCCTGTCGTGGATAGGTGGCTGAAGGACAACGGGGTTAGGGACGGCTTCCTCGTTGTGGCTGGCGGGATGCTCTACAGCGCGTCCGACATAGCGAAGCTGATAGCGCTGGGCGCCGATATGGCCAACATAGGGACCGCCGCGTTGTTGTCCTTCGGCTGTATAATGTGCCATTCTTGCCACACCGGAGGATGCCCTACATCTCTAACGAACATGATCGGCGCGCGGCCCGACCTAGACATCGAGTGGGCCTCCGCGGCTCTGCGCAGGTACCTCTCCGCGCTTAGGCTAGGCTTGAAGGCCATACTCTACTCGCTCGGCATGGACAGCTTGAAGGAGCTAGTGGGGCGGAGAGATCTCCTCGGGCTGTATTACGTCGACGAGCTGGTGGCGAACACTGTCGGGGTCGACCTAATCGCCGAGGGCGAGGTGGCCTATTACCAGGACTACGTGCCGCAGTTGCCCAGGGAGATGTACGAGGAGGGCAGAGCGCCTATCACGGGCATGGGCGGTATAGTGCCCGGCTACACGTACCCCGCGAGGAGGCCCCTGGACCTCTTGAGGATAGAGGCGGCTCAGGTGACGCACCCGTCCGTGGATCCGTATAGGGAAGAGGTAGACGTGCGCGTGCTGCTGGCGGGCGTCGAGTTAGACACGCCGGTGGTGGTTCCAGCCCTGGAGCGGGCGGCCGTCATGGCAGGATACGGCCTCGGCGCGCTCATCGACGGAGACGGCTGTCCGGAGCCCCAGTACTGCCTCTCCCGCCTGCCGCACCGCAGAGTCGCGCCGTCAAGAGACCTCGAGCCTGAGGATGGCGTCATCGTTATCGACGAGGCTTTAGGAGGCGACGCGTGGCTTGAGGAGGCCGTGGCCGCGCTGGACGAGAAGGCGAGGCGTGCGGGCATGAGGGAGAGGATGGTGGTGATCGCGGCCGGCCGCCTCTTCAGCGGCTCAGACGTCTATAAGCTCGCAGCGTTGGGCGCGGATCTGGTGGAGCCCCGCGAGCCCTTCGAGCTACTTGCGAGGCGGCCCGCGCCTGACTACGCCACCAAGAGGCGTTGGTACGAGAACACAATAATGGCGCTCACTAAGGAGCTCAAGCTGGCCATGGGAGCCGGCGGGGTGACCAGCTACTTCCACATGGTAGGGAATAGAGATTTGTTGAGGTCCCTAGACGGCCGGGTAGCTACAAAGCTAAACGTCCCCGTAGCGGGTAGCTAA
- a CDS encoding nitrilase-related carbon-nitrogen hydrolase: MGLRIELAQIRPFLGDVERNLIKHKEIVETSDSDCVVFPELSLTGYVLKDLAFELFRHSEKAVEKLADAAGGKCVVAGAIKEVRPGVLRNSAAVIINGEINYVYKFYLPTYGLFEERRYFQRGDPLKDLKVFQHAGVKFGVIICEDAWHPEPAEALALMGADLILVPAASPMRRLGKDLAIQESWEALLKAHALMNTVWMAFVNTVGSQEEEFFWGGSMVVSPLGEVKLRLKIFEEDRAVYALDMDELRRARFFSSFRDHISSFHKILAEL, from the coding sequence ATGGGTTTGAGGATAGAGCTGGCCCAGATAAGGCCGTTTCTAGGCGACGTCGAGCGCAATCTCATAAAACACAAGGAGATCGTCGAGACGAGCGATAGCGACTGCGTTGTGTTCCCGGAACTCTCGTTGACGGGCTATGTGCTCAAGGACCTCGCCTTCGAGCTCTTCCGGCACAGCGAGAAGGCCGTGGAGAAGCTGGCCGACGCGGCTGGGGGCAAGTGTGTGGTGGCCGGCGCCATAAAGGAGGTGAGGCCCGGCGTCTTGAGGAACTCGGCGGCCGTTATAATAAACGGGGAGATCAACTACGTCTACAAGTTTTATCTCCCCACCTACGGACTTTTCGAGGAGAGGAGGTATTTCCAACGCGGCGATCCTCTGAAGGACCTCAAGGTGTTCCAACACGCAGGCGTGAAGTTCGGGGTTATCATATGCGAGGACGCCTGGCATCCGGAGCCGGCCGAGGCATTGGCGTTGATGGGGGCCGACTTGATACTGGTCCCCGCGGCGTCGCCCATGCGCAGGCTCGGCAAGGACTTGGCAATACAAGAGAGCTGGGAGGCGTTGCTGAAGGCGCACGCCTTGATGAACACGGTGTGGATGGCCTTCGTCAACACAGTCGGGAGCCAGGAGGAGGAGTTCTTCTGGGGCGGATCCATGGTCGTGTCGCCTCTCGGCGAGGTGAAGCTGAGGCTCAAGATCTTCGAGGAGGACAGAGCTGTCTACGCCCTCGATATGGACGAGCTGAGGAGGGCGAGGTTCTTCAGCAGCTTCAGAGACCACATATCGTCGTTCCACAAAATTCTGGCAGAGCTCTGA